A stretch of the Lolium perenne isolate Kyuss_39 chromosome 3, Kyuss_2.0, whole genome shotgun sequence genome encodes the following:
- the LOC127345966 gene encoding uncharacterized protein encodes MPYYSSCSVAARGALSLRHLTVAAVQVPALLCLEAMLWAVAFLTFPLRVLAAADRERKLDRLLGEMQGQMERVVRENGDLEQKLRAALKEQAAMEEILDEMEEEQEDAFARIDLLESQVRALKKENTRLNEHKGKSMWDKAAAVAGQAVVTGGGKAEDDNRAAKAWDIAGEDEKEVAVVLSGTSPPSILDLEAVEREARRMEVAARRRSLFSVGMSLAVGGIAWSADAPCLPLLAGLLTVVGMSMCSVARLFRARRPLASATSGSGAVALLSLNWFLLGVLTYPMLPGVARVVVPRAARLAGPAIAWFAVAAPV; translated from the exons ATGCCTTACTACTCCTCCTGCTCGGTCGCGGCGCGTGGCGCTCTCTCGCTCCGGCACCTCACCGTGGCCGCCGTGCAGGTCCCGGCGCTGCTCTGCCTCGAGGCCATGCTCTGGGCCGTCGCCTTCCTCACCTTCCCCTTGcgcgtcctcgccgccgccgacAGAGAGCGCAAG CTGGACCGGCTGCTGGGCGAGATGCAGGGGCAGATGGAGAGGGTGGTGCGGGAGAACGGGGACCTGGAGCAGAAGCTGCGGGCGGCGCTCAAGGAGCAGGCGGCCATGGAGGAGATCCTCGACGAgatggaggaggagcaggaggacgcCTTCGCCAGGATCGATTTGCTAGAGAGCCAG GTCAGGGCTCTGAAGAAGGAGAACACGCGTCTCAATGAGCACAAAGGCAAGTCCATGTGGGACAAGGCGGCAGCTGTTGCTGGCCAGGCCGTCGTCACCGGCGGTGGAAAGGCCGAGGACGACAACCGCGCGGCGAAAGCGTGGGATATCGCCGGGGAAGACGAGAAGGAGGTGGCCGTCGTCTTATCCGGCACCTCCCCGCCGTCGATCTTGGACTTGGAGGCGGTGGAACGGGAGGCCCGGCGGATGGAGGTGGCGGCCCGGCGGCGGAGCCTGTTCAGCGTGGGCATGTCGCTGGCGGTGGGCGGGATCGCGTGGTCGGCGGACGCGCCGTGCCTGCCGCTCCTCGCGGGGCTCCTCACCGTCGTCGGCATGTCCATGTGCAGCGTCGCGCGCCTCTTCCGAGCGCGCAGGCCGCTGGCGTCCGCCACCTCCGGCTCCGGCGCCGTGGCGCTGCTGAGCCTCAACTGGTTCTTGCTCGGGGTGCTCACGTACCCGATGCTCCCGGGCGTGGCGCGGGTTGTGGTGCCGCGCGCCGCGCGCCTCGCCGGCCCTGCCATCGCCTGGTTCGCTGTCGCTGCACCCGTCTGA